The following coding sequences lie in one Bacteroides helcogenes P 36-108 genomic window:
- the rhuM gene encoding virulence RhuM family protein, whose product MENQGEIILYQPDSEVKLDVRLEEETVWLNRQQLAELFARDVKTIGKHVNNALKEELNGISVVAKFATTAADGKVYQVEYYNLDMVLSVGYRVKSSRGIEFRRWANSVLKDYLLKGYSVNQRLIAMEQRVDSKFQEHEQRLNRIDSKIDFFVRTSLPPVEGIFYDGQLFDAYKFATDLIRTAKKSILLIDNYVDESVLLMFSKRNDGVKADIYTQAISRQLQLDLERHNSQYPPIEVHVYKRSHDRFLIIDATDVYHIGASLKDLGKKMFAFSKLEIPAEAITDLL is encoded by the coding sequence ATGGAGAATCAAGGAGAAATCATACTCTATCAGCCCGACAGCGAAGTGAAGTTGGACGTGCGGTTGGAAGAGGAGACGGTATGGCTCAACAGACAGCAGTTGGCAGAATTGTTTGCCCGTGATGTCAAAACAATAGGCAAGCACGTCAATAATGCACTGAAAGAGGAGTTGAACGGTATTTCAGTTGTCGCAAAATTTGCGACAACTGCCGCAGATGGTAAAGTTTATCAAGTGGAATACTATAATCTGGACATGGTTTTGTCTGTTGGTTACAGGGTGAAATCCAGCAGAGGCATAGAGTTCCGTCGTTGGGCGAACAGCGTATTAAAGGACTATTTGCTGAAAGGCTATTCTGTGAACCAGAGACTGATAGCAATGGAACAGCGGGTGGACAGCAAATTTCAGGAACACGAACAACGCCTGAACCGGATAGACAGCAAGATAGACTTCTTCGTGCGCACCTCGCTGCCACCGGTAGAGGGCATCTTCTACGACGGGCAACTGTTTGATGCCTATAAGTTCGCCACAGACCTGATACGGACAGCAAAGAAATCCATTCTGCTGATTGATAACTACGTGGACGAGTCGGTGCTGCTGATGTTCAGCAAGCGGAACGACGGAGTGAAAGCCGACATCTATACGCAGGCGATAAGCCGCCAACTTCAACTGGACTTGGAGCGGCACAACAGCCAATATCCTCCGATAGAGGTACACGTATACAAAAGAAGCCACGACCGCTTTCTGATAATAGACGCCACGGACGTGTATCACATCGGAGCCTCGCTGAAGGACTTAGGTAAGAAGATGTTCGCCTTCTCCAAACTGGAGATTCCGGCGGAAGCCATTACCGACCTGCTGTAA